Proteins co-encoded in one Malus sylvestris chromosome 9, drMalSylv7.2, whole genome shotgun sequence genomic window:
- the LOC126582697 gene encoding pentatricopeptide repeat-containing protein At1g80150, mitochondrial-like isoform X1 translates to MLFLRTSRRFYNAAIAITSNDFPAAVSNRVLNTKPLEEPTLVKLKAERDPEKLFHLFKANAHNRLVIENRFAFEDTVSRLAGACRFDYIEHLLEHQKSLPQGRREGFIMRIITLYGKAGMTKHAIDSFCDMHLYGCSRTVKSFNAALKVLTQTRDLGAVEAFLREIPEKFDIEVDIYSLNIVIKAFCEMGILVKAYLFMVHMEKLGIKPDVITYTTLMSAFYKDNRWEIGNGLWNLMILKGCLPNLATFNVRIQFLVHRRRAWEANRLMGLMQNIEMTPDEVTYNLVIKGFCQAGYLEMAKRVYSALHVKGYNPNVKIYQTMIHYLCKGGDFDLAYTMCKDCMQKNWFPNVDTIHTLLEGLKKANQLGKAKAIMMLVQKRVPPFSSKQLGALQTILTKSRNKMKD, encoded by the coding sequence ATGCTCTTTCTGCGAACCAGTCGCAGATTCTATAATGCCGCCATTGCCATAACCTCGAATGATTTCCCTGCAGCTGTGTCCAATCGAGTTTTGAATACGAAACCATTAGAAGAGCCTACACTCGTTAAGCTTAAAGCCGAGAGAGACCCCGAAAAACTGTTTCATTTGTTTAAGGCGAACGCGCACAATAGACTTGTCATTGAGAACCGCTTTGCATTTGAAGACACTGTGTCTCGGCTTGCTGGAGCTTGCCGGTTTGATTACATTGAACATTTGCTTGAGCATCAGAAGAGTCTTCCACAAGGTCGGCGAGAAGGGTTTATTATGAGGATTATAACATTGTATGGTAAGGCTGGGATGACTAAGCATGCTATTGATAGTTTTTGTGATATGCATTTGTATGGTTGTTCTAGGACTGTTAAATCTTTCAATGCTGCACTCAAGGTTCTGACTCAAACCCGTGATTTAGGAGCTGTTGAGGCATTTCTGAGGGAAATTCCGGAGAAGTTTGACATTGAAGTGGATATATATTCGTTGAACATTGTTATCAAGGCTTTTTGCGAAATGGGTATTTTGGTTAAAGCATATCTGTTCATGGTACATATGGAGAAGTTGGGAATAAAACCAGACGTCATTACATACACAACACTGATGTCAGCATTTTATAAGGACAACCGGTGGGAAATTGGTAATGGTTTATGGAATCTTATGATACTGAAGGGGTGTTTGCCTAATCTTGCGACTTTCAATGTTAGAATCCAGTTTCTGGTACATAGGAGACGAGCCTGGGAAGCTAATAGATTGATGGGTTTGATGCAGAATATTGAGATGACACCTGATGAGGTTACATATAATTTGGTCATCAAAGGTTTTTGTCAGGCAGGGTATCTTGAAATGGCCAAAAGGGTGTATTCTGCTCTACATGTGAAGGGATACAACCCTAATGTCAAAATATATCAGACTATGATTCATTATCTTTGTAAAGGAGGGGATTTTGATTTGGCGTATACTATGTGTAAAGATTGCATGCAAAAGAATTGGTTTCCGAATGTGGATACCATTCATACATTGCTTGAAGGCCTAAAGAAGGCAAACCAGCTTGGTAAGGCTAAGGCAATCATGATGTTGGTTCAAAAAAGGGTGCCTCCATTTTCATCAAAACAATTGGGTGCTTTGCAAACCATACTGACCAAGAGTCGAAATAAGATGAAGGACTAG
- the LOC126582697 gene encoding pentatricopeptide repeat-containing protein At1g80150, mitochondrial-like isoform X2: MLFLRTSRRFYNAAIAITSNDFPAAVSNRVLNTKPLEEPTLVKLKAERDPEKLFHLFKANAHNRLVIENRFAFEDTVSRLAGACRFDYIEHLLEHQKSLPQGRREGFIMRIITLYGAVEAFLREIPEKFDIEVDIYSLNIVIKAFCEMGILVKAYLFMVHMEKLGIKPDVITYTTLMSAFYKDNRWEIGNGLWNLMILKGCLPNLATFNVRIQFLVHRRRAWEANRLMGLMQNIEMTPDEVTYNLVIKGFCQAGYLEMAKRVYSALHVKGYNPNVKIYQTMIHYLCKGGDFDLAYTMCKDCMQKNWFPNVDTIHTLLEGLKKANQLGKAKAIMMLVQKRVPPFSSKQLGALQTILTKSRNKMKD, translated from the exons ATGCTCTTTCTGCGAACCAGTCGCAGATTCTATAATGCCGCCATTGCCATAACCTCGAATGATTTCCCTGCAGCTGTGTCCAATCGAGTTTTGAATACGAAACCATTAGAAGAGCCTACACTCGTTAAGCTTAAAGCCGAGAGAGACCCCGAAAAACTGTTTCATTTGTTTAAGGCGAACGCGCACAATAGACTTGTCATTGAGAACCGCTTTGCATTTGAAGACACTGTGTCTCGGCTTGCTGGAGCTTGCCGGTTTGATTACATTGAACATTTGCTTGAGCATCAGAAGAGTCTTCCACAAGGTCGGCGAGAAGGGTTTATTATGAGGATTATAACATTGTATG GAGCTGTTGAGGCATTTCTGAGGGAAATTCCGGAGAAGTTTGACATTGAAGTGGATATATATTCGTTGAACATTGTTATCAAGGCTTTTTGCGAAATGGGTATTTTGGTTAAAGCATATCTGTTCATGGTACATATGGAGAAGTTGGGAATAAAACCAGACGTCATTACATACACAACACTGATGTCAGCATTTTATAAGGACAACCGGTGGGAAATTGGTAATGGTTTATGGAATCTTATGATACTGAAGGGGTGTTTGCCTAATCTTGCGACTTTCAATGTTAGAATCCAGTTTCTGGTACATAGGAGACGAGCCTGGGAAGCTAATAGATTGATGGGTTTGATGCAGAATATTGAGATGACACCTGATGAGGTTACATATAATTTGGTCATCAAAGGTTTTTGTCAGGCAGGGTATCTTGAAATGGCCAAAAGGGTGTATTCTGCTCTACATGTGAAGGGATACAACCCTAATGTCAAAATATATCAGACTATGATTCATTATCTTTGTAAAGGAGGGGATTTTGATTTGGCGTATACTATGTGTAAAGATTGCATGCAAAAGAATTGGTTTCCGAATGTGGATACCATTCATACATTGCTTGAAGGCCTAAAGAAGGCAAACCAGCTTGGTAAGGCTAAGGCAATCATGATGTTGGTTCAAAAAAGGGTGCCTCCATTTTCATCAAAACAATTGGGTGCTTTGCAAACCATACTGACCAAGAGTCGAAATAAGATGAAGGACTAG